The DNA region GAGTGCAGTCGCAAAGACTCTGAATTTGTCCTCCTTCGTGCAGGAGGCACATTTTCGTCAGCCGTTACAGTTTTACTAGCGCTTAATTCGTTATCTTTCTTCTCAGTGTTATTCCATTCTATTATTACTTCTTGAATTGCATCTGAATGATAAACTTCAGTAGGTTCTTCACAGGTAACAGAGGACTCCTCTgagatcaattttttttccgTTTCAATGTCAGTGTTCATTAAGAATGGCTTTTGTAAAACACTTTCTTCAGCACCTGGCAAACGCTCTACTATGACATTAACGTGACCCTTTTTATTTGGACTACAACTGAtgattttctgtgctgatgACAGCAGGCTGTCAGTCATCATATTGTCTGGCTCTGTATCTGACACAGTCTCCTCTACAACCTCTGTAGTAGGAGAATGCACCATGGACTCACTTAATATCTCCTCCTCTTTTACATTTGTTCCTATGGGCGATTTACACGACAGCTGCTCAGAATTGCAAATCTGAAGCTGAAGAGAAGGCTCAGTATGGATATCAAGTTCACTGTTTTCCAAAGAGAGGACAACTGTATCCACACTCTGAGGTGTGTGAGTTACAACTGTCTCTGACAAGCtggtgttttcattttcttcctcaaagaTGGGGTAGGAGCAATCAACCTCCCCCGCGTGTTTCCAGGCGTGTGTTTTCAACATCCTCTGCTGACCGCAGGTGTACCTGCAGATTAAACACCTGTACATGCCATACTGCTCGTAGGTGTACCATTTCCTCTGACCCATTTCAGGCACAGGAGCAGACTGAGCTGGATCCTTACATTCCACATTTCCTGTCTGATCAGTCCCTGATTTGACACTTCCTTCCACTGGCCCTTGCAGAAATGAACTCGTGACATTGACACACTGCTGCACTTTTGTCTGGATGCTGTTTTTACCACCATTCTCGTGGTGATTTTGGAAGTGGGATTCAAGTTCTTCTTGGCTTTTGGAGGCAAAATGACATTCTGAGCACATTAGTatcacttcatttttctgccCATGCTGTTTTATGTGTTCTTGTAGAGTTAAGAGCGAAGGCGATAGAAAATTACAGAGACCACACTGGTAGCACGTCACCTTTTTTTGCTTGGTGGGAGTCACAAAATAATCTGCTTGCAACTCTTCAGTCTTTTTAGTAGCAATCACCGAGAGCTCGATGGCTTTGGCCGGGATTTCACAGAGCTCGGCTGCGTCCAAGGACTGCGCAGAAGCGTCGGCATGGGAACGTTTCTTCCCTATTAAAAGGCACCTTTGTGACTTCTCACTTTCAACTATTTTGCTCAGCTTCTGGATAACGTGGATCAGGGGGtcagttttacattttctctggTCTTCGCTGCTCTGCAGTGTTGGGCCAATGACCGTTTCAGAAAtcagcacagcctcctgctccccaaTATTTGGCATCAATACTGCAATGCTGCTTCCTTCTTCCATAATACCTAGGAGAAGGGGggttataaaaataaagatttataCCTGCACAATGATGAAAACACAGCACTATTTACACAGCTCTCTCTACCAATCACGGAAGCCCAATTCCACTAAACTAATAGAAATTTTCAGAATGGCTACAGAAGTAGCCACAGATATTGGGGACATTTAGTGGATGCTTTTCAATACAGCTGCACAGAATGATTCCAAGAGAGCCTCCAACAGGCTGCCTCCAGGTTGTACAAGGGTAAGACAAGTATTTCAAACATGAGCTGAAGAACAGTATTCCAgctattctctttttctttacaaGCACTACACATTTGAATGCTAAACATTAAAATATCAATTGACAGTAACTGGTATATTGATGTTTAAAAGCATGGTAGgatatgaaaatatattccGAATGTACTTTGATGCATTGATGCTCCTAAAGCAAATGACAATTTGCAACAACgtaatttacaaaaataagcaggttttttttccttgaaactttaaaagaaagcaattcTGTTATTTACTTGCACTAGTCATTTCATTATGACTATTTTAAAGACAATTCAAATGTCAAATCATACTTCTCATTATAAATGTCATTTTCTAGAAAACTTACTAATTGCAGTTACAATTTCTTAATTGTAGGGAAAATCAAGCAGTACTAAAGTTATAAAGAGcagttcttttctgttttgagagGAAGCTACAGGCAGTTACTATTTCCAATTACCcctcctttaaaaatatcaaaccaTAAACCACAGGCAATAATGAGCAGTGTTTGAGGTCAAACTAGAAGCCAATATACAAAAATGTACATGAAAACATACTTTGTGatgtgggcagagctgtggggtggggggggtgaAGGAGCTGGACAAAAGGTCTTACATTCAAATTTACTTCTCTAAAAATGTCTAGAAAATAACCTATTCAAGTGCcacaacacaaacacacacatatattttatacaaaGTTTTTACATGCTACGTATAAACCTGAGAACATAAAGAGATGAGGGATATTTATCAGTCGTCCTTGAAAAATTATGCCAAGTTAATTcatgtggtattttttttttttttttgcaagaaagaTACAGAGGCCAAAAAAGAATCTCTGGAACTGGTCCTAAAAAAACATGAAATCCACTAATTTCTACTTGTGGATTTACTGTACAGCATTATAATGCACAGACACATGAGAGCAGGGTCTGTGGTGACCCTTTCCCACTGCAAAAAAATTCTGGGCAGAACTACATAAATTGCCTTCATCTGCCATTGAACTTCCAATTCAGGTTATCAGCAGAGCTATCAGCAATGTTAATTCTTTAGCATCATCTGCACCTCATGTTAAATACTTCAAGTTGAAAACTACCATTTGAAAACCCTAATTCAGTTCCATAAAAACGCTTTGGTGTTTGTTTCAAACTGCCCGTAACATGTTTGGAAACCGTTGTGAAAAGTgaacaaagctgcttttccccctGAACGCAGATTTAATGAAATGCTCAAAGGAGCAATGTctacttgaaatattttcaacttGAAAAAGAGTTAAGGAAAGTTGTCGCTACTTTAAATTACACTTAgtacttttaaaacttttaaagtaatgCTAAATaggcaaatattttctctacTTGAAAACAGCATAACAACTAAGATAAAAAATCCTTGACAGAAGATCATAAAAGAAATATGCTGCCATGGACTGTTGCTATGTCAAAATGGcaaacagagagagaagagaagaagaaggagaagaagagaacCTTCACCTGTATTATTTGGGATGCTTGGAGCTGATCCCCATTAGCAGATATACATGTGTTATGTCACTCTTGGCTTAGCGTTTAATGCTTACTATTCCAGACTTTGGTTTTTAGAAGGATGGTAAGAACTGCACACAAATTATCACAGAGTAAGCTGGGAAGGAGCCGCAAGGATGATCGAGTCcggctcctgtccctgcacaggaccagCCGCAAGAGCCACACGTGCCTCAGAGCGCTGTCCAAACCACCTGCACCGTAACTGAAGAGCAGCGTGTGGGGATGCCGAAGGGACGCGGAGGGAAGATGAGCCCCGAGGAGAACGCCTCCGAGCCGcgggctccagcagggccacaCCGCCGCCCGGGCAGGGCGAACGCCCCCGGGCACGAGAGCCGAGCACGCTCGGCCCAGCCGGTCCCGCAGAGGGCGGCGCGATGCTGCGCGGCCCCCGAGGGCAGCAAACTCCCCGGCGGCCGGCCTCCCTCAGCGGGCCGCCCGAgccgcgctgcccgccccgctccgcgcccgcaGGCGCGGCTCCGGCAGCGCTCCGGGCGCGGGGCGAGGGCAGCGAGGAGCTGTCCCGCCGGGGCGGCGAGGAGGGGTGAggaaaggaggggaggggagggaagggaggcagccccgggcccgggAAGGCTCCGCCGGGAGCCGCTGCAGCCCGCGGCTCCGCACATGGGCtgcggcgcggcgcggcgccccggggctggcccgccgccgccgcgcctgGCGCCCTGCCCGGCGCCCGGCCGTgcgccgctgcccgcccgccgctgccgcccgcggGCCCCGGGCCGCCCCGGCGCGCTGCTCGCCGGCAACAGCGAGAAAAGCCCGGCTGCGCTCACCTCCGGCCGCGCTGCAAGATGGCGACGATGGAGCCCCTGTCACGTGACCCGCGGGCCCGTGTCAGGTGACCGGCGGGGGGCGCTGCCCGCGTCAGCGCCGCCTCTGTTACCATGgagacagggagggacagggacacggccgggggacacgggacacggcacaggagtgtgtgtgtgtgtgacacagggccggggacacgggacacggcacaggagtgtgtgtgtgtgtgacacagggccgggggacacgggacacgggacaggAGGGGcagtgtgtgtgacacagggcCGGGGGACACAAGACgggagtgtgtgtgagtgtgtgtcagtgtgtgtgaGACAGTGTCACCGTGCCGGGGGTGACACAGGCAGAAGTgtcagtgtgtctgtgtgtctgtgtgtgtgcccgTGCCGGTGACACGGGCAGGAgcgtgtctgtgtgtctgtgtgtctatgtgtctgtatgtctgtgtgtctgtgtgtctgtgtgtctgtgtgtctgtgtgtgtccgTGCGGGTGTCCCGGGCAGCAGCGTGGCCAGCCCGGTGTCCCGTGCCggggcagtggcagtgctgctgtcgCGGGCCCCGGGCGGTGCCGGGCGCTCCCCGGCTCCGGGCGCTCGCTTCCTTTGCCGGGGCCGCCACGGGCTCCAAAAACCGCAGAGTCTCCCAAAGGATGGTTTCCCCAGCGCGGTTCCCGATGGTAAACGCCTGTAGTTAAGAACTCCCCAACCTCCGTGGTTTGGGTGTAAAGCTGTCAAGAGGGTTTAGCAGTTTGAAGTGGGCAGAAATGGTGAGTTTTACATACACACTGCATGTCAGGGGCTGCCTTGGCAGCTAGCTGCCAGGAATGTTACATGTGAGATATTTCATATGGACTGAAAAGTCAGGGGAATCCTGAGCTTCAAAAGGGATTTCAAAAGCGCCTGGGTGATGGCAAGTAAAATCCAATCTTCTTTTCCAGAACGGAGTGTATAGATGTGGAGATTTGGATTTGGAGGGATCTGGTAAAATTTTTTGCAATGATTGAAATTTTTGTTAATGATTGTTGCGgaatggaaaacacagaaacagacagAGGCAATCTTGTACAAAAGAACAAGAAGCCTTTATTCAAAGGAACTGCGTGGTTTTTATAGAGTGTTACGATAGATTCTATTCAATTGGCTAACAACAACATCTTCCTCACACACTGTccttgagaaggagaaaaataagaagtagaaaaacaccacctgctaattatttattttaacaaattatCATGTCCTTGCAGCTCCCTCAAAATTCTCACAAGCCACTGTGAGAAACGCTtgccatttctctctctctgtcccatggcaCCCACAAATGATTGTATATTGTTTCATAGACATATGGTCTTTTTGAATTATATGATCTTTCTAAAATATTGTCAAATCAGGTATTATTCAAGAGATAGATTTGACCATCCTTTCACTAGGTATCTCTACTCTAATTTTACTTTTTGACTCCTTGAATTATGAAGCTCTGTTTAATTGTATAAAGTTTTAAGATAATTCAAGCCATATCCTACAATCTCTGACTTGGTAAAAAGAAATTGGTAAGCCTTTGATAAGactttctaataaaaaataaattgctgcaGGAAAATGCAAGGATACAACCTATCTTCTTAACACCtgttaaaagcatttaattaaaaaaataaaggcaaaactTCAGGCTGTATAGTATTCACAGTGTAAAAGGTAGTAGTAATAATCATGGCTACTTGTTTCAGCTTCTTCTGCCATATTAAGTAGAGCCTTTTCATAgaaaatgattatttttcatgtacCCTGTTCCTTCCAAAGCTTTGTTTCCACGTGTGTACGTGTCATAGGTTAATTAACCAGTCACCTGAATTGAATCACTCTTGTAGATACAGGACTCTCACCCTCCTTTTTCCAATCAAAATAAGCTAGGATCTGATAGatctgaattaaaaatactggGTTGATAATGACTAATCATCTCCATAGACtttgttcttcttctttgtTGTAATTAAACCTGGACTAAGTTAAAGATTTCATTCTCTGTGCAGGTATGATTGTACCAAAAGACAGATTTAGATTTTACACTTTTACATTAATTTGAAAGGCTTCTTAACTCACAGAgctattttcctattttttattttcattgctttcaaGTTGAAGGAGATATGAAACCAAATGAAATCTGGATAAGGCACCTCTCCCCGAGCAGTAGAGATGAAGCTCTTGTTTTGGGGATAATATGTTCAGAATGTTGATGTTTTTGTAGAAGTTGATACCAAATTGCCTTCTAAGTACTGTAAATATGTACAGAATGTCGGTGGCATGAGTTTTATGGTAAACATTATAAGCTTAATTTAAAAGAGTAGCACACAGTCTAGCAACACCAGGTGAATTTCGAGCTACATCAGCAAAGATGCAATCTGGAAGTGAAAACATGCAAAGTGTGCACAGGTTTTTGTGTACACTTctaaaataacagaaatctACAGGCAGGAGCTTTCCTCTAAGATGCCTGTTCATTCTTTGTGGCCTCAGTCTTGAAACTCTTTTCAGTCATCAGATGAACAATTAGGCTTGTTTTCATTAGTGATTTGTACCAGCAATGAGTTATATAATTGTCAATGAAAAATCCAATTTAGCCCATGAGTTTTCTACATTTTCATGCCTGGCAgttcccaaaccattccaaaaGCTTTATAATATGCACATTATTATAATGTATTATATAACTGGACTCCCTGACTGTATTGAGTGGGCATTAAATAAACTGATTTGTAGCTCTGAGTACAAGGGAAGTGAACTTTGCATGGAGCCCTGGTGGGAAGGGAGGTTTTGGCTGGTGCATCCCTTCCTGGGTGAACAGTGCCAAGAGTGCTGTGTGAGCACTTGGAGTGgcctgaggagaaggagaattttaatttaatatttcaccTAAGTTTCAGTTCTTGGTAGCCTGGAGTTGACCTTTATTGTGAGGTGGATCCTCCATAAAAAGATGGAATTTGCCATTGCATTACAATATGATTGACAAGTAGGGAATGTTCTGCTATCTTTATAGACTGACCACAACACAGAAGCCTggatttagtttttaaattctttttggCAGGCAGAATGTGTTTCATATTGTCTGTATCTGCTCATAGCTGTCTTGTTTCtgggtaaaaaaaataagtttagaGTGCATAAAATACAGCTCACTaacacatgaaaaatgaaatgtttggtTCCTCAGAAAATTTGGAAGAATTTGCAGATTTCCACATAGGAGTACAAGTATTGTACAGGTACTTTGATTTATCAGACTAGCATTGTGGTGAAATGGAGCCTTAGGGACATTTTGACCCTCTAAATACAGAGGTTTGCAAAGGTGATGCACAGTCTAGGAAATGCAGAGAGTGAGAGAAGCATGGTAAGAACATGAATTAGGAACAATTATATTGTTATTAGTTTATGAAGTAGGACTACATTGCATTCTTAGAGAAAATCTTGCAAGTGGATTGAGAATTGTTAGGAGAGAAATTATGCAGGGAAGAATGAACACTGTGTCTCTGCCTTTAGACAGTACAATAGAACATGATAGACATATATGGATAATAAATAgcataaaggaaataaattgcaCTTTAAATACACTTCTACCATTAGATTAATTAGTTGTTCAGTGAGGTTGAATAATGGTGGCACTTTCAAAACAGGTATAGGAAGTTTTACATTTGCTACAATAGATggtagaaaacaaaattttgcaAGAATtaaaatgagtattttaaaCCCAAGTTTTTGTATATAATGAGAGAACATGTACAACTGTTCCAGATAGAATCAGAGATGTAAATATTGAAATAACATTTCAAGATTATTCAATATATTTAGATTGTTATATGAAATAATGTTACTCtaattttctaagactttgctaagccttctgatgttttcattcttgtaatgaactttcttacacacagttctgtaaataacttatgttttgcattctttcatggaggaggagagaattgagGGACTCttagtctgtccagtgtcattggagaggtggcactgtcaccctccaatccactgtcacttttggaaaactataaatattggagtcagaaaataaaggtcccttttttgttcacctggagagcagcagtatCCATatcgtcttttcgtgtcgtattacgacaacATAACATTTTTAGTATTGATAGGAGCATTGATGGGAGTTAGGAAGGATCTTCCCTTGGGACTGGTGTGTGGTGTTTTGTGCTGTAAGGTTTAGAGTGCAATTTCCTTTGGGGTGgttgtgctgctttgctgccaGAACCCAAACCACACAACCCTTTTGTGTACTTAGACTTAGTTATCTTTTTGTTACAGCCTCAGAGCTCTTTGTGCTGTGGCAGTGAGGCATTAAAGCTGAGCAGAATTTATATTACTTAgatggtttattttgttttacacaGCCTTTTCTGCTAGGGAATTAAGAAAGTTCTGTATTAAGTGATATTTCAGCTGCAACAATGACATCTAGGGGCtgatttatattaatttaatttagataCGTATCACCTAGTTTTGAGAAGATGGTTACTAATATGTTTACTAAATCTAAATTATTAGTATTTGCTAAAAAGCTGTGAATCTGATATATGTCATATATTCAGAGAATAACCGTGACATTTTTAACTTCTTATCTTTTCgttttttgtttccccttgAGCtgtcttttaattattttagtaCTGCTACCACTGCAAATCAGTGAATCTCTCATTACTTTAGACCTTGTATTTTTCCATGACATGTTATCAAATGATGAGATTTTTTCATTCTGTACTTTAGGTGTACTTTTCTGTGAATTAAAGGGAAAACACTTTGCCTCTGCTTTCCTACATGACTTATTCTGTCTCCTAGAATCACATCTACTTGATTTTGTACAGGAAATGAGGCTAAAAATCCCTGTATTCAATCCCCTGCTTCCCCCAGCTGTATGGGAGTGTAGACATAGGATTGACTCCAGATTTAAACCCTGTGATTCAGGGCCACCTCTAAGCTCTACGTAAATCTAATTTTATGTGTGCAAGTAAGTGTATACGTAAAATACGTAATTGCAATTTAGAGATGATTTAACAGCATCTGTCCTATTATTTGCAAACTTACTCTCATTCCCTTGAATCTTAGTTATTTGACCATAAGTCACTTATTTGGAATTgctttttacaggaaaaaaattctatattTCTTTCCCATCTGCTTCTTTACTTATATTTACAACTTTTTCTCAGGAATAagagaatgtaatttttttcaccaaaattcTCCTCATGCTATTCTGTGGAATATTGTTATTATCTTCAACATACTCACTTCTCTTTGGTCTTGAGCAGAAGAGGCAACCAGGTGAGCTAAAAAGAGTGAGGCATCGTGGAAAGCTTGACATTGGCTCAAGGCAAGATGCTAAAATGTTCTCTGCAGTAAAtaaggtggggtttttttatatacaGCTATACCAACAGCAACTTATATAACTTGTAATTTATATAGAAGTTACACTGGCACAGCAGTGCTTTTCACAGTTGCTGTATCTGTTGGTTTCATCCATGAAGGAAGTGAAAGCTTATTTCTGCCAGTGATGTTGGCAAAACATAATTAGAAATGCATTCTGTGTTAGATCTTACATAAAAATGTCACCCCAAATCACACTCCTAACTGCTCTGAGTGTGTTGGGAGGTGATTTTGATGGACTTGGTCAAAGTACTGCCATGGCACATTTGTCTCTTGTTGGAAGGTCTGCAGCGAGTGGAAAGCAGGATaaacctggcagcagctgagtgtGAGGGAGCCAGGACCT from Motacilla alba alba isolate MOTALB_02 chromosome 11, Motacilla_alba_V1.0_pri, whole genome shotgun sequence includes:
- the ZNF507 gene encoding zinc finger protein 507 isoform X1, with product MEEGSSIAVLMPNIGEQEAVLISETVIGPTLQSSEDQRKCKTDPLIHVIQKLSKIVESEKSQRCLLIGKKRSHADASAQSLDAAELCEIPAKAIELSVIATKKTEELQADYFVTPTKQKKVTCYQCGLCNFLSPSLLTLQEHIKQHGQKNEVILMCSECHFASKSQEELESHFQNHHENGGKNSIQTKVQQCVNVTSSFLQGPVEGSVKSGTDQTGNVECKDPAQSAPVPEMGQRKWYTYEQYGMYRCLICRYTCGQQRMLKTHAWKHAGEVDCSYPIFEEENENTSLSETVVTHTPQSVDTVVLSLENSELDIHTEPSLQLQICNSEQLSCKSPIGTNVKEEEILSESMVHSPTTEVVEETVSDTEPDNMMTDSLLSSAQKIISCSPNKKGHVNVIVERLPGAEESVLQKPFLMNTDIETEKKLISEESSVTCEEPTEVYHSDAIQEVIIEWNNTEKKDNELSASKTVTADENVPPARRRTNSESLRLHSLAAEALVTMPIRAAELTRSSLRALTGEDAVDAGAGQGGADGPCMAHSKAVSSLKDPSEEFGGLNQSECAIVEIKKERPELSEAPIKMGISMSLLTVIEKLKERTDQNASDDDILKELQDNAQCQGGGEAAVAGSSLVEFIPSAERPYRCRLCHYSSGNKGYIKQHLRVHRQRQPYQCPICEHIAGDSKGLESHMINHCKARMYQCKQCEESFHYKSQLRNHEREQHSLPDLFSTATANKLIVSNEAEDREGSKCSAQKLFRCDVCDYTSTTYVGVRNHRRIHSSDKPYRCRVCDFATTNMNSLKCHMRQHPQEHQAVQLLEQFKCSLCGYVCSHPPSLKSHMWKHASDQNYNYEQVNKAINDAISQSSRFQGQLTDKTLLEGTDESTVPILGSSDNLVTFTESINQTTNEISGSDENEKPTLMNTSCSLEKNSILPHLGTEYCVLLFCCCICGFESTNKENLLDHMKEHEGEIINIILNKDHSTTQNTN
- the ZNF507 gene encoding zinc finger protein 507 isoform X2 translates to MEEGSSIAVLMPNIGEQEAVLISETVIGPTLQSSEDQRKCKTDPLIHVIQKLSKIVESEKSQRCLLIGKKRSHADASAQSLDAAELCEIPAKAIELSVIATKKTEELQADYFVTPTKQKKVTCYQCGLCNFLSPSLLTLQEHIKQHGQKNEVILMCSECHFASKSQEELESHFQNHHENGGKNSIQTKVQQCVNVTSSFLQGPVEGSVKSGTDQTGNVECKDPAQSAPVPEMGQRKWYTYEQYGMYRCLICRYTCGQQRMLKTHAWKHAGEVDCSYPIFEEENENTSLSETVVTHTPQSVDTVVLSLENSELDIHTEPSLQLQICNSEQLSCKSPIGTNVKEEEILSESMVHSPTTEVVEETVSDTEPDNMMTDSLLSSAQKIISCSPNKKGHVNVIVERLPGAEESVLQKPFLMNTDIETEKKLISEESSVTCEEPTEVYHSDAIQEVIIEWNNTEKKDNELSASKTVTADENVPPARRRTNSESLRLHSLAAEALVTMPIRAAELTRSSLRALTGEDAVDAGAGQGGADGPCMAHSKAVSSLKDPSEEFGGLNQSECAIVEIKKERPELSEAPIKMGISMSLLTVIEKLKERTDQNASDDDILKELQDNAQCQGGGEAAVAGSSLVEFIPSAERPYRCRLCHYSSGNKGYIKQHLRVHRQRQPYQCPICEHIAGDSKGLESHMINHCKARMYQCKQCEESFHYKSQLRNHEREQHSLPDLFSTATANKLIVSNEAEDREGSKCSAQKLFRCDVCDYTSTTYVGVRNHRRIHSSDKPYRCSLCGYVCSHPPSLKSHMWKHASDQNYNYEQVNKAINDAISQSSRFQGQLTDKTLLEGTDESTVPILGSSDNLVTFTESINQTTNEISGSDENEKPTLMNTSCSLEKNSILPHLGTEYCVLLFCCCICGFESTNKENLLDHMKEHEGEIINIILNKDHSTTQNTN